The Candidatus Accumulibacter similis genome has a segment encoding these proteins:
- the prfA gene encoding peptide chain release factor 1, protein MNESIRDKLEHLAGRLDELDRMLAHGEVTRDIDEYRKLSREHAELGPLVQLYHDWRRAHGDLAAGLEMLTDPEMRELAEAEISAIRGRLPAIEAELQKLLLPRDANDERNVFLEIRAGTGGDESALFAGSLFRMYARYAERRRWQVEVISASVSDLGGYREIIARIIGSGAYSRLKFESGGHRVQRVPETEAQGRIHTSACTVAVMPEAQALEEVLINPAEIRVDTYRASGAGGQHINKTDSAVRITHLPTGIVVECQDDRSQHKNKAQAMSVLVARIKDAQERQQHANIASTRRNLIGSGDRSERIRTYNFPQGRVTDHRINLTLYKIDAIMDGELDELITALTAEHQADQLALLADAE, encoded by the coding sequence ATGAACGAGAGTATTCGTGACAAACTGGAACATCTGGCCGGGCGGCTCGACGAACTCGACCGCATGCTGGCGCACGGCGAAGTGACCCGGGACATCGACGAGTACCGCAAGTTGTCGCGCGAGCACGCCGAGCTTGGTCCGCTGGTCCAGTTGTACCACGACTGGCGGCGGGCCCACGGGGATCTCGCCGCCGGTCTCGAGATGCTCACCGATCCAGAAATGCGGGAACTGGCAGAGGCCGAGATCTCGGCCATCCGCGGGCGACTGCCGGCAATCGAGGCCGAACTGCAGAAGCTGCTGTTGCCCCGCGACGCCAATGACGAGCGCAATGTCTTTCTCGAGATCCGGGCCGGGACGGGAGGCGACGAATCGGCCCTCTTTGCCGGCAGCCTGTTTCGCATGTACGCGCGCTATGCGGAACGTCGGCGTTGGCAGGTCGAGGTGATTTCGGCCAGCGTTTCCGACCTCGGCGGCTATCGGGAGATCATCGCCCGCATCATTGGCAGCGGCGCCTACTCGCGGCTGAAGTTCGAGTCGGGAGGCCATCGGGTGCAGCGCGTTCCGGAAACCGAGGCGCAGGGCCGCATCCATACGTCCGCTTGTACCGTAGCCGTCATGCCGGAAGCACAAGCGCTCGAGGAGGTGCTGATCAACCCGGCGGAGATCCGCGTCGATACCTATCGCGCTTCCGGTGCGGGCGGGCAGCACATCAACAAGACCGACTCGGCGGTACGCATCACGCACCTGCCAACGGGGATCGTCGTCGAGTGCCAGGATGACCGATCGCAGCACAAGAACAAGGCGCAGGCCATGTCTGTACTCGTGGCGCGGATCAAGGATGCGCAGGAACGACAGCAGCATGCCAACATTGCTTCGACGCGCCGGAACCTCATCGGCAGCGGAGACCGTTCCGAGCGGATTCGCACCTACAACTTTCCGCAGGGGCGAGTGACCGACCACCGCATCAACCTGACCCTGTACAAGATCGACGCCATCATGGATGGTGAGCTTGACGAACTCATCACCGCGCTCACTGCCGAGCATCAGGCTGACCAGCTGGCGTTGCTCGCCGACGCCGAGTGA
- the prmC gene encoding peptide chain release factor N(5)-glutamine methyltransferase: MVSLTNSSPRSLPSIRLTSWRCSPTPSERHGSRWRRSAPWQGLAAWRARELPGRRGGLVTSIGDAWRLARQRIDRLDARLLIEYVSGCSHADLIAHPTRRLSELQVRRLDTLVRRRASGEPLAYLLGSAGFYGREFKVTGDVLVPRPETELLVELALERLRHVAEPVVADLGTGSGALAVTLKCLCPQARVVAVDLSPAALAVARLNASLHRATVRFVEGDWYGPLTDEHFDLIVANPPYVAAADPHLERGGLPFEPRLALTDGVLGGDGLGCTRVIVGGAVRHLLPGGWLLIEHGHEHGVAVRHLLHRAGLSEVATWPDLSGSERVSGACLVGGRD; encoded by the coding sequence ATGGTGAGCTTGACGAACTCATCACCGCGCTCACTGCCGAGCATCAGGCTGACCAGCTGGCGTTGCTCGCCGACGCCGAGTGAACGACATGGCAGCAGATGGCGGCGGTCGGCCCCATGGCAAGGGCTCGCTGCATGGCGTGCGAGAGAACTCCCTGGTCGGCGGGGCGGTCTGGTGACGAGCATCGGCGATGCGTGGCGGCTGGCACGGCAGCGGATCGATCGGCTCGATGCGCGCCTGCTGATCGAGTACGTCAGCGGTTGCAGCCACGCGGATCTCATCGCTCACCCGACCAGACGGCTGTCGGAGCTGCAGGTCCGGAGGCTCGACACGCTCGTGCGGCGACGCGCGAGTGGCGAGCCTTTGGCGTACCTGCTGGGAAGCGCTGGCTTCTACGGTCGTGAGTTCAAGGTCACCGGCGACGTGCTTGTTCCGCGTCCGGAGACGGAACTGCTGGTCGAACTGGCACTCGAACGTCTGCGGCACGTGGCGGAGCCCGTCGTCGCGGATCTCGGCACCGGTTCGGGGGCGTTGGCGGTGACACTGAAGTGCCTTTGCCCGCAAGCGAGAGTCGTGGCGGTCGATCTGTCACCGGCGGCACTGGCTGTTGCGCGGCTGAACGCCAGCCTGCACAGGGCGACGGTGCGCTTTGTCGAAGGTGACTGGTATGGACCACTCACCGACGAACATTTCGACCTGATTGTCGCCAATCCGCCCTACGTGGCAGCGGCTGACCCGCATCTGGAGCGCGGTGGCCTGCCGTTCGAACCACGTTTGGCCTTGACCGACGGTGTGCTCGGTGGCGATGGCCTGGGCTGCACGCGGGTGATCGTTGGCGGTGCCGTGAGGCACCTGCTGCCGGGAGGCTGGCTGCTGATCGAGCATGGGCACGAGCACGGGGTGGCCGTGCGCCACCTGTTGCACCGGGCCGGTCTGAGCGAGGTTGCTACATGGCCCGATCTGTCGGGCAGCGAGCGTGTCAGCGGTGCCTGCCTGGTTGGCGGCCGCGACTGA
- the grxD gene encoding Grx4 family monothiol glutaredoxin, which produces MDVQQLIKKQVTSNPVVLYMKGTPQFPQCGFSAVSVQILKACGVASFFSVNVLEDPEIRSGIKEFANWPTIPQLYVGGEFIGGCDIMREMYEEGELQKLLQHQSG; this is translated from the coding sequence ATGGATGTACAGCAACTGATCAAGAAGCAGGTAACAAGCAACCCGGTGGTTCTCTACATGAAGGGAACCCCACAGTTTCCACAGTGCGGCTTCTCCGCCGTTTCGGTGCAGATTCTCAAGGCTTGTGGTGTGGCCAGCTTCTTCAGCGTCAATGTCCTCGAAGATCCGGAGATTCGGAGCGGCATCAAGGAGTTTGCCAATTGGCCGACCATTCCGCAGCTCTACGTCGGCGGCGAGTTCATTGGCGGCTGCGACATCATGCGCGAGATGTACGAGGAGGGTGAACTCCAGAAGCTTCTGCAGCACCAGTCCGGCTGA
- a CDS encoding protein kinase, translated as MDKVGKYELVREIGRGATSTVYLGSDHFTRREVAIKIAFPGILKDPRRGKLYTHLFLNEAALIGKMSHPHIVQTYDAVVDDQLCYIVMEYVPGGTLESVCSRDHLLPIERVVEIIFKCTRALDFAFRTGITHRDIKPANILFASTDPNQGDIKVSDFGAAIIGSPERTLVLGIGSPAYMSPEQVKDRALDHQTDIYSLGVVMYQLLTGQLPFQARNSYDLVYQIINAEPRRPSSLRSEIPAALDAIVARAMSKQLDARYTSWSEFGHDLTLAFRGRRPSAPAERMADFEKFERLRSFSFFAEFSEGEIWEVVRFSKWSRVAPDAVIIADGEVGDCFYFLAEGELKVLKNGMLLDLLTSGECFGEMAVIGKATSRRGADVVALTDAKLVMIAATALQESSATCRMHFYQAFLAVLSDRLASANIRLVSF; from the coding sequence ATGGACAAGGTGGGCAAGTACGAGCTGGTACGCGAGATCGGTCGCGGAGCGACGTCCACCGTCTATCTCGGAAGCGACCATTTCACCCGGCGAGAGGTGGCGATCAAGATCGCCTTCCCCGGCATCCTCAAGGACCCCAGGCGGGGAAAGTTGTATACCCACCTGTTCCTCAATGAAGCCGCGCTGATCGGCAAGATGTCCCACCCGCACATCGTCCAGACCTACGATGCGGTGGTCGATGACCAGCTTTGCTACATCGTCATGGAGTATGTACCGGGTGGCACACTCGAGAGCGTCTGCTCCCGCGACCACCTGCTGCCCATCGAGCGGGTCGTCGAGATCATCTTCAAGTGCACACGAGCGCTCGATTTCGCTTTCCGGACGGGCATCACCCATCGCGACATCAAGCCGGCGAACATCCTCTTTGCCAGCACCGACCCGAATCAGGGCGACATCAAAGTCTCCGATTTCGGTGCCGCGATCATCGGCTCGCCCGAGCGCACGTTGGTGCTCGGGATCGGCTCGCCAGCCTACATGTCGCCGGAGCAGGTCAAGGACCGGGCGCTCGATCATCAGACCGATATCTACTCGCTCGGCGTCGTCATGTACCAGTTACTGACCGGGCAGCTGCCTTTTCAGGCACGCAACAGTTATGATCTCGTTTACCAGATCATCAACGCCGAGCCACGCCGCCCGTCGTCACTGCGCAGCGAGATTCCCGCAGCCCTCGATGCGATTGTCGCGCGCGCGATGAGCAAGCAGCTTGATGCCCGGTACACCAGTTGGAGCGAGTTCGGACACGACCTGACACTTGCCTTTCGCGGCAGGAGGCCGAGCGCGCCGGCAGAGCGCATGGCCGACTTCGAGAAGTTCGAAAGGCTCCGCTCGTTCAGCTTCTTCGCCGAGTTCTCCGAGGGCGAGATCTGGGAGGTCGTCCGCTTTTCGAAATGGAGCCGGGTTGCTCCCGACGCTGTCATCATTGCCGACGGCGAGGTCGGGGATTGTTTCTACTTCCTCGCCGAAGGCGAACTGAAGGTGCTCAAGAACGGCATGCTTCTCGATCTGCTCACCAGTGGCGAGTGCTTTGGCGAGATGGCGGTGATCGGCAAGGCGACATCCCGACGCGGCGCCGACGTCGTCGCGCTGACGGACGCCAAGCTGGTGATGATCGCCGCGACAGCCCTGCAGGAATCGTCGGCAACTTGCCGGATGCACTTCTACCAGGCATTCCTCGCCGTCCTCAGCGACCGCTTGGCCTCGGCCAACATCCGGCTCGTATCATTCTGA
- the argH gene encoding argininosuccinate lyase translates to MSQSDLHQYTWAGRFSEPTSELVKRYTASVRFDQRMWRQDIRASLAHATMLARQGIISAADLADIERGMAQVASEIESGAFLWSVDLEDVHLNIEKRLTTLIGDAGKRLHTGRSRNDQVATDIRLYLRDAIDDIDVLLGEFQSRLLDLAEREAATPLPGFTHLQVAQPVTFGHHLLAYVEMTRRDAERFADCRRRTNRLPLGAAALAGTTYPIDRHCVAALLGFDGVCENSLDAVSDRDFAIEFCAAAALLMMHLSRLSEELVLWMNPRFGFITLADRFCTGSSIMPQKRNPDVPELARGKTGRVFGHLVGLLTLMKGQPLAYNKDNQEDKEPLFDAIDTVTDTLRIFIEMIPGITANAENMRSALRQGFATATDLADYLTRKGLPFRDAHEVVGLAVRRAEELGVDLAQLSLADLRHFSPLIDDDVFGVLTVEGSLAARNHHGATSPQQVRAAIARARSPT, encoded by the coding sequence ATGAGCCAATCGGACCTTCACCAATACACGTGGGCCGGCCGCTTCTCCGAACCCACCTCTGAACTCGTCAAGCGCTACACCGCTTCGGTCCGCTTCGACCAGAGGATGTGGCGTCAGGACATCCGGGCCTCGCTGGCACACGCGACGATGCTGGCGCGGCAGGGAATCATCAGTGCCGCCGACCTCGCCGACATCGAACGTGGCATGGCACAGGTGGCGAGCGAGATTGAAAGCGGGGCGTTCCTCTGGTCGGTCGACCTGGAAGATGTACACCTTAACATCGAGAAGCGGCTGACCACATTGATCGGTGATGCCGGCAAGCGGCTGCACACGGGTCGCTCGCGCAACGATCAAGTGGCGACCGACATTCGTCTCTACCTGCGCGATGCGATCGACGACATCGACGTCCTGCTCGGCGAATTCCAGAGCAGGCTCCTGGACCTCGCAGAGCGGGAGGCGGCGACCCCACTGCCCGGCTTCACGCACTTGCAGGTCGCTCAGCCAGTGACGTTCGGACACCACCTGCTCGCTTATGTCGAGATGACGCGACGGGACGCCGAGCGTTTCGCCGATTGCCGGCGGCGCACCAACCGGTTGCCGCTCGGCGCGGCAGCGCTCGCCGGCACCACCTATCCGATCGACCGGCATTGCGTCGCCGCGCTGCTGGGCTTCGACGGGGTCTGCGAGAATTCGCTCGATGCCGTCTCCGACCGCGATTTCGCGATCGAATTCTGCGCTGCCGCCGCCCTGCTGATGATGCACCTGTCGCGTCTGTCTGAGGAACTGGTGTTGTGGATGAATCCGCGTTTCGGCTTCATCACCCTGGCCGACCGCTTCTGTACCGGCAGTTCGATCATGCCGCAGAAAAGGAACCCCGACGTACCGGAATTGGCACGCGGCAAGACCGGCCGCGTCTTCGGCCACCTTGTCGGCCTGTTGACCCTGATGAAGGGCCAGCCACTGGCCTACAACAAGGATAACCAGGAAGACAAGGAGCCGCTTTTCGACGCCATCGACACCGTCACCGACACGCTGCGCATCTTCATCGAAATGATCCCCGGGATCACCGCCAATGCCGAGAACATGCGCAGCGCCCTGCGCCAGGGTTTCGCGACTGCCACCGACCTCGCCGATTACCTGACCCGCAAGGGCCTGCCCTTTCGCGACGCCCATGAAGTGGTGGGCTTGGCGGTTCGCCGCGCGGAAGAGCTGGGCGTCGACTTGGCGCAGCTGTCGCTCGCCGACCTGCGGCACTTCTCGCCGCTGATCGACGACGATGTCTTCGGCGTGCTGACGGTCGAGGGCTCACTTGCAGCACGCAATCACCACGGTGCCACTTCGCCACAGCAGGTCAGGGCAGCGATCGCCCGCGCCCGTTCCCCGACCTAG
- a CDS encoding histidine kinase: MASIKQNAESQPLPDFRNAGVMLRILLGVNLLALLAALVRQEGLVACLQDYVAMAAWLQPLLLFNLAVLALLGNRLQGLAGWSARALVVVLAATSAALLSLLWSLLTFDEWGWQGLLRAGLLAGTAAACMLSYLALRVSALSPALIEARLQALTARIRPHFLFNSLTAVISLIRLDPRRAETALEELAELFRALLRDPRQLLPIGDELALCRQYLDLEKLRLGERLQVEWSIGDPPADLLVPPMLLQPLLENAVYHGIEPAANGGTIRVGLLLRGDELHIDLANPSVPHAGHARGNHMGLDNVRERLALYYDLEARLDTSEVRLADGSREYRVHIVLPGAASR, translated from the coding sequence ATGGCAAGTATAAAGCAAAACGCCGAGAGCCAGCCGCTGCCCGACTTTCGCAATGCCGGAGTCATGCTTCGTATCCTGCTGGGCGTCAATTTGCTGGCCTTGCTTGCCGCGCTGGTGCGCCAGGAGGGGCTGGTTGCCTGCCTGCAGGACTACGTCGCCATGGCCGCCTGGTTGCAGCCACTGCTGCTGTTCAACCTCGCCGTGCTGGCACTGCTCGGCAATCGGCTGCAGGGCCTCGCGGGGTGGAGCGCCCGCGCACTGGTTGTCGTGCTGGCCGCGACGTCGGCGGCCCTGCTCTCGCTCCTGTGGTCTCTTCTCACTTTCGATGAATGGGGCTGGCAGGGGCTGCTGCGGGCCGGCCTGCTTGCCGGCACGGCGGCGGCCTGCATGCTGTCCTACCTGGCGTTGCGGGTCAGCGCCCTGTCGCCGGCACTGATCGAAGCCCGCCTGCAAGCGCTGACCGCCCGTATCCGGCCGCATTTCCTGTTCAACAGCCTGACAGCGGTGATCTCGTTGATCCGCCTCGATCCACGGCGTGCCGAAACTGCACTGGAAGAACTTGCCGAACTGTTCCGCGCGCTTCTGCGCGACCCGCGTCAGCTGTTGCCGATCGGCGATGAGCTTGCTTTGTGCCGGCAGTACCTGGATCTGGAGAAGCTGCGACTGGGCGAGCGCCTGCAGGTCGAGTGGAGCATCGGCGACCCGCCCGCCGATCTCCTGGTTCCGCCCATGCTGCTGCAGCCGCTGCTGGAGAACGCGGTCTACCACGGCATCGAGCCCGCTGCCAATGGCGGCACGATCCGCGTCGGCCTGCTGCTGCGTGGTGACGAACTGCACATCGATCTGGCCAACCCGAGCGTGCCCCATGCCGGGCATGCGCGCGGCAATCACATGGGACTCGACAACGTTCGCGAGCGGCTGGCGCTGTATTACGATCTCGAAGCCCGGCTCGACACCAGCGAAGTGCGACTCGCCGACGGCAGCCGCGAGTACCGTGTACACATCGTCCTGCCTGGAGCTGCCTCGCGGTGA
- a CDS encoding response regulator transcription factor: MSVVCAPPAPPVAVLIVDDEAPARARLRDLLADLAAEMPNQVVAEAENGIVALGVLAALKVDVALVDIRMPRMDGIEFARHLSQVAQPPAVIFVTAYDAYAVQAFELSAVDYLLKPVRPARLLAALRKLARQRPLSAAQLARLPQVARSHLSCHERGRLLLIPVTAIIYLKADLKYVTVRTREREFLVDESLTHLEQEFGDQFIRLHRSVLVARDAIIGFSRSAADDAEAQWQALLRDVAERLPVSRRQWPLVKSLVRRSGG; the protein is encoded by the coding sequence GTGAGCGTCGTCTGCGCCCCGCCAGCCCCCCCGGTTGCGGTGCTGATCGTCGACGATGAGGCGCCGGCGCGTGCGCGCCTGCGCGATCTGCTCGCCGATCTTGCTGCCGAAATGCCGAACCAGGTGGTCGCCGAGGCGGAGAACGGAATCGTCGCACTCGGGGTGCTCGCCGCACTCAAGGTGGACGTTGCGCTGGTAGACATTCGCATGCCGAGGATGGACGGAATCGAATTCGCTCGTCATCTGTCGCAGGTCGCGCAGCCGCCAGCAGTGATCTTCGTCACCGCCTACGATGCCTATGCGGTACAGGCCTTCGAGCTCAGCGCCGTCGACTATCTGCTCAAGCCGGTGCGCCCGGCACGTCTGCTGGCGGCATTGCGCAAGCTGGCACGACAGCGACCGCTGAGCGCCGCTCAGTTGGCACGGCTGCCGCAGGTGGCACGCAGTCATCTTTCCTGTCATGAACGCGGTCGCCTGTTGCTGATTCCCGTCACCGCCATCATCTACCTCAAGGCGGACCTGAAGTACGTGACGGTACGTACACGCGAGCGCGAGTTTCTGGTGGACGAGTCGCTGACCCATCTCGAACAGGAATTCGGCGATCAGTTCATTCGCCTGCACCGCAGCGTACTGGTCGCGCGCGACGCGATCATCGGTTTTTCGCGCAGCGCCGCCGATGATGCCGAGGCGCAGTGGCAGGCACTGCTGCGCGACGTTGCCGAGCGGCTGCCGGTGAGCCGCCGGCAGTGGCCGCTGGTGAAATCGCTCGTGCGCCGCAGCGGCGGCTGA
- a CDS encoding c-type cytochrome, whose translation MMHFGLWARLLAALLAGGAVLPAAALDLERARDIYGPCAACHGEFGAGGKKGEYPRVAGQLPKYLEQQLKAFQSQRRVNLPMYPYTKERELPDEDMKLVSAYLAQIELPTRPPLFRESDDALTRLLAMEKVMIVPRAEGNIDNGKLAYEENCAACHGKSGKGRGMFPMLVGQYTSYLRKQIDAYLKADRPHDEDSASEGVLYSLQARDIQDVLAYLTAIQEVQP comes from the coding sequence ATGATGCACTTCGGCTTGTGGGCTCGACTTCTTGCCGCGCTGTTGGCGGGCGGTGCGGTTCTGCCAGCGGCAGCGCTTGATCTGGAGCGGGCCAGGGACATTTACGGTCCCTGCGCGGCCTGTCACGGCGAGTTTGGGGCAGGCGGCAAGAAGGGCGAATATCCGCGTGTCGCGGGGCAATTGCCGAAATACCTCGAGCAGCAACTGAAGGCCTTTCAGAGCCAGCGCCGAGTCAATCTGCCGATGTATCCCTACACCAAGGAACGGGAGTTGCCGGACGAGGACATGAAGCTCGTCTCCGCCTACCTGGCACAGATCGAACTGCCAACCAGGCCGCCGCTGTTCAGGGAGAGCGATGACGCGCTGACGCGTCTGCTGGCGATGGAAAAAGTGATGATCGTTCCACGCGCCGAGGGAAACATCGACAATGGCAAGCTCGCCTATGAAGAGAACTGCGCTGCATGCCATGGCAAGAGCGGCAAGGGTCGCGGCATGTTTCCGATGCTCGTCGGCCAGTACACCAGCTATCTCAGGAAACAGATCGATGCCTACCTGAAGGCGGACCGCCCGCATGACGAAGACAGTGCCAGCGAGGGGGTGCTGTACAGCTTGCAGGCGCGGGACATTCAGGATGTCCTGGCTTACCTGACAGCGATCCAGGAGGTGCAACCCTGA
- a CDS encoding methyltransferase domain-containing protein, whose amino-acid sequence MSEKPACQRPELAAFWDHRFRSGITPWEAGAAPLELRQFVRTCAPTAGAAAPTQPRRRPRVLVPGCGSGFDAAYLDQQGWQVTALDFSAAAIELARRSVGDSWCGTLLAADFFSFVATGPFDLIYERAFLCALPRHLWPQYGRRVAELLPTGGQLAGYFFFSEELRGPPFGILPEQLAALLTPGFVCREDRAVSDSLPVFAGRERWQVWQRL is encoded by the coding sequence TTGTCCGAAAAGCCAGCCTGCCAGCGGCCGGAACTTGCCGCCTTCTGGGATCATCGCTTCCGCAGCGGCATCACGCCGTGGGAAGCCGGTGCCGCACCGCTGGAATTGCGCCAGTTTGTCCGCACTTGCGCGCCGACCGCCGGCGCTGCAGCACCGACGCAGCCGCGACGCCGACCACGGGTCCTCGTTCCTGGCTGCGGCAGCGGCTTTGACGCCGCGTACCTCGACCAGCAGGGCTGGCAGGTAACCGCGCTCGACTTCTCGGCCGCCGCCATCGAACTGGCCCGCAGGAGCGTTGGCGACTCGTGGTGCGGAACTCTGCTCGCGGCCGACTTCTTTTCCTTCGTCGCGACAGGGCCTTTCGACCTCATCTACGAGCGTGCCTTCCTCTGTGCGCTGCCGCGCCACCTGTGGCCGCAGTACGGGCGTCGGGTCGCCGAGCTGCTGCCCACCGGCGGCCAACTCGCCGGCTACTTCTTTTTCAGCGAGGAGTTGCGGGGCCCACCGTTCGGCATCCTGCCCGAGCAATTGGCGGCGCTGCTGACGCCAGGCTTCGTCTGCCGTGAGGACCGCGCAGTCAGCGACTCGCTGCCGGTCTTTGCCGGTCGCGAACGCTGGCAGGTCTGGCAACGGCTCTGA
- the hemC gene encoding hydroxymethylbilane synthase, with the protein MSAFPVQSRIVIASRESRLAMWQAEHIRARLSGLYPGTVVDILGMSTRGDQIIDRPLAAIGGKGLFIKELEVAMQDGHADLAVHSLKDVPMEMPEGFVLAAISARENPCDAFVSSRFAGVDELPAGAVVGTSSLRRAAILRACHPRLLIRSLRGNLDTRLRKLDSGDYDAIILAAAGLIRLGLAERIRSLLTPEQSLPAPGQGVLGIEVCSARADIAALVAPLSDPVTAHCVRAERAFSRALGGSCQVPLAAHAVPEGDHLWLRGWVATPDGGQMVRGELRGSRTDDEAIGCSLAQMLRQQGADAILQQLAAA; encoded by the coding sequence ATGAGTGCTTTCCCAGTCCAGTCTCGTATCGTCATCGCCTCGCGCGAATCGCGCCTCGCCATGTGGCAGGCGGAACACATTCGCGCCCGCCTGAGCGGATTATATCCAGGGACGGTGGTCGATATCCTCGGCATGAGCACTCGTGGCGACCAGATCATCGATCGGCCGCTGGCGGCGATTGGTGGCAAGGGCCTGTTCATCAAGGAGCTCGAGGTCGCCATGCAGGATGGCCACGCCGATCTCGCGGTTCATTCGCTCAAGGATGTGCCGATGGAGATGCCCGAGGGCTTCGTGCTGGCGGCGATCTCGGCGCGCGAGAATCCCTGCGACGCCTTCGTCTCCAGTCGCTTTGCCGGTGTCGACGAGCTGCCGGCGGGTGCCGTTGTCGGCACTTCGAGCCTGCGGCGGGCGGCCATCCTGCGCGCCTGCCATCCGCGACTGCTGATCCGGAGTCTGCGCGGCAACCTTGATACGCGCCTGCGCAAGCTCGATAGCGGAGACTACGACGCGATCATCCTGGCGGCGGCCGGCCTGATCCGTCTCGGATTGGCGGAGCGGATCAGGTCGCTGCTGACGCCCGAGCAGTCGCTGCCGGCTCCCGGCCAGGGAGTCCTTGGCATCGAAGTCTGCAGCGCGCGAGCGGACATCGCAGCGCTCGTTGCGCCGCTCAGCGATCCTGTGACGGCGCACTGCGTGCGTGCCGAACGCGCCTTTTCGCGCGCACTCGGCGGCAGTTGCCAGGTTCCACTGGCCGCCCATGCCGTGCCCGAGGGCGACCACCTCTGGTTGCGGGGTTGGGTGGCGACGCCGGACGGTGGGCAGATGGTTCGCGGAGAGCTGCGCGGCAGCCGGACCGACGATGAGGCGATCGGTTGCTCGCTGGCACAGATGCTGCGCCAGCAGGGGGCCGACGCGATCCTGCAGCAGCTTGCCGCCGCCTGA
- a CDS encoding uroporphyrinogen-III synthase, with product MAHSLDGRTIVVTRPRPQASQLAAWIGEQGGEALVFPLLEISAAADLAPLQAAIDRLDTYSLAIFISPNAVDHSLPAVLARRQWPPALRPAAIGPGTVTALAAYGIGEVLLPSDRFDSEALLALAGLQAAVVRQRRVLILRGDGGRELLADTLRERGAQVDAVACYRRHAPADAAPLQALWHAGRLDAIIISSSEGLRHLVGLLDEHCLACLRNTPVFVPHQRIAESARAFGLQQVIQSGPADAGIMAAVVAHDWRRE from the coding sequence ATGGCGCATTCGCTGGATGGCCGGACGATCGTTGTCACGCGTCCGCGGCCGCAGGCGTCGCAGCTGGCTGCCTGGATCGGCGAGCAGGGTGGCGAGGCGCTGGTCTTTCCGCTGCTCGAGATCTCTGCCGCGGCCGACCTGGCCCCGTTGCAGGCGGCGATCGATCGTCTGGACACCTACTCGCTGGCGATCTTCATCAGCCCGAATGCCGTCGACCACAGCCTGCCGGCGGTACTGGCCCGCCGCCAATGGCCGCCGGCGCTGCGGCCGGCGGCCATTGGCCCGGGGACGGTGACGGCGCTGGCCGCATACGGCATCGGCGAGGTGCTGCTGCCCTCGGATCGTTTCGATTCCGAAGCCCTGCTCGCCCTTGCCGGCCTGCAGGCCGCAGTGGTAAGACAGCGTCGGGTGCTGATCCTACGTGGGGACGGAGGGCGTGAACTGCTGGCCGACACCTTGCGCGAGCGTGGCGCACAGGTCGACGCGGTTGCCTGCTACCGGCGCCACGCGCCAGCGGACGCGGCACCTCTGCAGGCGCTCTGGCACGCTGGCCGACTCGACGCGATCATCATTTCCTCGAGCGAAGGCTTGCGGCATCTGGTCGGTCTGCTCGACGAGCATTGTCTTGCCTGCCTGCGCAACACTCCGGTATTCGTGCCGCATCAGCGAATAGCCGAGTCCGCGCGTGCGTTCGGTCTGCAGCAGGTAATCCAGAGCGGTCCCGCCGATGCCGGAATCATGGCGGCGGTAGTTGCCCACGACTGGCGGCGAGAGTGA